One Aphelocoma coerulescens isolate FSJ_1873_10779 chromosome 4A, UR_Acoe_1.0, whole genome shotgun sequence DNA window includes the following coding sequences:
- the LOC138110649 gene encoding uncharacterized protein isoform X4, with translation MSDRKISFLEKQNACLPLKALIFYFSPLPIAIVGPPKLSWLLQDQILSVNIITPLTPYQRRAGSYKPVDRVLLKLWYWLHLYEGNLLVQQVPCKRSSEEVPCTFGHLKPSTQYCVRTVAADMARERSREVEQCLVTPEGPAGFPWDLAMLSAFFLLLLLSVAGLCFIQLHVFPSPLETRLPKALALQNSELSVAIQVPPLELEEDPLALFLQTELPSHRPSTAGQTSTTIPQPLRGLAQDVSGYCANGFGPDCPEGRDPSCTHSQLGHAWGSLVPSRLEKDGETGDRDDVPEQPVPVGLTGNSYIGDRDSQTPQIWLPLHLQLYFKGQCPALGAGSHLPLPMPSRSCSQEYLQESLGTAGHWVRLSSVKIPASAEEEGGQLLSALQPLLGVETEPEPGDSAVQRGYSEQAELGVSSPCQLLPSPLSVPQAPAFSGYEPRAPSGSEKWGHPGAPRL, from the exons ATGTCAGATAGAAAAATATCATTTCTAGAGAAACAAAATGCCTGCCTTCCTTTGAAGGccttaattttctatttttcccccctccctataGCAATTGTTGGCCCCCCCAAGTTGTCCTGGCTGCTACAGGATCAAATCCTCAGCGTAAACATCATCACACCACTCACTCCCTACCAGAGAAGAGCTGGTTCCTACAAGCCAGTCGACCGAGTGCTGCTGAAGCTGTGGTACTGGCTACACCTGTACGAGGGGAACCTGCTTGTCCAGCAG GTACCCTGCAAACGGAGCAGTGAGGAAGTGCCTTGCACCTTTGGGCACCTGAAGCCCAGCACACAGTACTGTGTCCGGACGGTGGCTGCAGACATGGCAAGGGAGCGGAGCCGGGAGGTTGAGCAGTGCCTGGTGACTCCAGAAGGCCCTGCAG GCTTTCCATGGGACCTTGCCATGCTGAGTGccttcttcctgctgctgctactgAGTGTGGCCGGGCTCTGCTTCATCCAGCTGCATGTCTTCCCCAGCCCTCTGGAGACGCGCCTCCCAAAAGCACTG GCTCTCCAGAACAGCGAGCTGAGTGTGGCCATACAGGTTCCTCCCCTCGAGCTTGAGGAGGACCCACTGGCCCTGTTCCTGCAGACTGAGCTCCCCTCCCACAGGCCATCCACAGCTGGGCAGACATCAACCACAATCCCACAGCCCCTCCGAGGCCTTGCCCAGGATGTGAGTGGCTACTGTGCCAATGGCTTTGGCCCAGACTGCCCTGAGGGAAGAGACCCATCCTGCACCCACAGCCAGCTGGGGCATGCCTGGGGTTCTCTGGTCCCATCACGGCTGGAGAAGGATGGGGAGACAGGTGATAGGGATGATGTGCCAGAACAGCCAGTGCCAGTGGGACTGACTGGAAACAGCTACAtaggtgacagggacagccaGACACCTCAGATATGGCTCCCCCTGCACCTCCAGCTTTACTTTAAAGgccagtgcccagccctgggagccgGCAGCCACCTTCCTCTGCCCATGccgagcaggagctgcagccaggagtACCTGCAGGAGAGTCTCGGCACGGCTGGACACTGGGTCCGGCTCAGCTCCGTGAAGATCCCGGCCAGtgctgaggaggagggagggcagctcctctctgctctccaaCCCCTGCTGGGTGTCGAGACTGAGCCAGAGCCAGGTGACAGCGCCGTGCAGCGAGGCTACTCGGAGCAGGCAGAACTGGGTgtctccagcccctgccagctgctcccCTCGCCCCTCAGCGTCCCGCAGGCACCTGCTTTCTCTGGCTACGAGCCACGTGCCCCATCTGGCAGTGAGAAGTGGGGGCACCCTGGAGCTCCCCGGCTATGA